The DNA window TCTTCTCCTTGACGCGGTAGCTCGCGCCGTAGAGTTCGCGCTGGCTCATCCCGGTGAGGTAGAGGACCGCCTCGCGCAACGTCTTCGACGGGATGGTGCCGGTCTGGACGCACACGCCGCCGAGCATCTGGCCGCGTTCGACGACGGCGACCGACTTACCGAGCTTGGCCGAGGCGATGGCGGCCTTCTGTCCGCCGGGCCCGGACCCGAGGACCACCATGTCGTACTCTTGCGCCGAACTCATGGCTTAAACAGTAAGGCAGCACAACGCACAGTGCTGGGTTCATGCACAGGTCCGCTCCGGCACCCGTCCTCGTGCGCACCGGTTGACGGTGGGGCCCGTCAGCGTGGTGTCCATGACCACGGATGGACCTGACTTCAAACTGAACCGACCCGGCGCACTCATCGCCGCGCTGCCGGCCGTTCTCGGCTTCGTTCCCGAAAATTCATTGGTACTGGTGTCTTTGGACGGTGGCGACCTCGGCGCCGTGATGCGGGTCGACCTCTCCGATGAGCTCGCCGCGCGGGTCGGACACCTCGCGGAGGTCGCCGCCGCGGCCCAGCCCGACGCCGCGATCGCGGTCATCGTCGACGCGGAGGGGGCGCACTGCCCATGCTGCAACGAGGATTACCGGCTGGTGTGCGGCGCGCTCGCAAAGTCGTTGTCCGAGCACGACATCGAGCTATGGGCCGCACACGTGGTCGACCGGGTCGCCCTCGGTGGGCGCTGGCACTGCGTGGACGGTTGCGGTTCGAGCGGGCTCGTCGACGATCCGTCGGCGTCGCCGCTGGCAGCCGCGGCGGTGCTCGACGGCAGGCGGCTGTACGCGCGCCGAACCGACCTGCAGGCTCTCATCGCGGTTGAGGACATGGCGCGCAGCGCCAAATTGACCGCCGTGATCGACCGGCAGGAGGCCAGGCGCTGGGCCGCCCACCGCGCGGATCCGGCTCGTTGCGCCCGCGCCGACGTGAAGCACGCGATGGCGGCCGCGTCCCGAGTCGCCGCGGGCCAGGCGCTGACCACAGCCCAGCTGGCGAAGCTGGGCTGCGCGCTCAGCGACGCGCAGGTGCGCGACATCCTGTACGCCCTGGCGGTCGGTGAGCGCGCCGACGAGGCGGAGTCGTTGTGGGCGCTGCTGGCTCGGACCCTGCCTCCGCCCTGGCGGGTGGAGGCGCTGGTGTTGCTCGCGTTCAGCGCTTACGCGCGCGGCGACGGGCCGCTGGCCGGGGTATCGCTGGAGGCTGCGCTGCGCTGCGAGCCCGGGCATCGGATGGCGGGCATGCTGGACACCGCTTTGCAATCGGGTCTGCGGCCCGAGGACATCCGGGACCTGGCGCTGACCGGCTACCGGCTGGCCGAACGGTTGGGCGTGCGGCTACCGCCGCGAAGGCCGCTAGGCCGCAGGGCGGGATAGGTGGGCAGGAACGGGCCGCGTCAGACCTTCTCGACCTTGACCGCGTGCGCCATCTCGTGCGGCAGGGTGACGTTCTCGTGGCCCGGAATGACGATGGTCACCCCGGCGGAGCTGGTCTCCACGGTGACCCGTGCGTTGGGGACGACACCGGCGTCCTTCAGGCGAGAGATCAGGTCGATGTCGCCCTGGACGTGTTCGGTCAACTGCCGCACCACCACGGCCACGGGCGCGCCGGCGGGCAGCTCGGTCAGCCGAACCAAAGGACCGTCCTCCGACCAGGATTCCGGGCCCACGCCAAGGTCCAGCAGGCCGGGGATCGGGTTGCCGAAGGGCGAGGTGGTCGGGTTGTTGAGCACCTTCACCAACCGCCGCTCGACGTCCTCGCTCATCACGTGCTCCCAGCGGCACGCCTCGGCGTGGACCTCTTCCCAGGGCAACCCGATGACGTCGACCAGCAGCCGTTCGGCGAGGCGATGCTTGCGCATCACGGAAATGGCCAGCGCGCGGCCCTTGTCGGTGAGCTCGAGGTGGCGGTCGCCGGCTACGTGGAGTAAACCGTCCCGCTCCATGCGCGAAACGGTTTGGCTGACAGTCGGCCCACTCTGATCGAGGCGCTCGGCGATTCGGGCACGCAGCGGCGTCACGCCCTCTTCTTCGAGATCGTAGATGGTCCGCAAGTACATCTCGGTGGTGTCAACCAGGTCGTTCATTCAGCACCCTCCGTCGACGCTGAGTCTACTTGCCCAGCTGCGCGAATGGTTGTAACGCCTCCCAGGCAAGCAGTATGCCCGCCGCTGACGCGGCGGGCATACCGTCTTGCTACCTAGCTTGAGTGAGGTGTTAGCTCGCGTACGACCGTAGCCGGTCGGCGCGCTCGCCGTTGCGGAGTTTCGACATTACGTCGCGCTCGATTTGCCGGACCCGCTCGCGGGACAGGCCGAACAGCTTGCCGATCTGGTCGAGGGTGCGGGGCTGGCCGTCGTCCAGGCCGAACCGCAACCGGATCACCTGGTGCTCACGCTCGTCCAGGGTGGCCAGCACGCTGCGGATGTCGGTGTGCAGCAGCTCGGCGATCACCGCGTTCTCGGCCGACATCGCCTCGGCGTCCTCGATGAAGTCGCCCAGCGGGGCTTCTTCCTCGGAGCCGACCGGCATGTCCAGGCTTACCGGGTCGCGGCTGTGCTCGAGCAGGTCGTTGATCTTTTCGACCGGGATGCCGGACTCGGCGGCCAGTTCCTCATCGGTGGCCTCGCGTCCCAGGTTCTGGTGCATCTCGCGCTTGATCCGCGCCAACTTGTTGACCTGCTCCACCAGGTGCACGGGCAGCCGGATGGTGCGGCTCTGGTCGGCCATGCCGCGCGTGATGGCCTGACGGATCCACCACGTCGCGTAGGTCGAGAACTTGAATCCCTTTGTGTAGTCGAACTTTTCCATCGCGCGGATCAGTCCGAGGTTGCCCTCCTGGATCAGGTCCAGCAGTGGCATGCCCCGACCCGTGTACCGCTTGGCCAGCGACACCACCAGACGCAGGTTCGCTTCCAGCAGGTGGCGGCGCGCAGCCTGACCATCCCGCACCACGGCCTCCAGATCGCGTTTACGGTTTTCCCCGAGGCGCTTACGCGTCGCAAGCAGATGCTCGGCGTAAAGTCCGGCTTCGATGCGCTTGGCAAGCTCAACCTCGCCGGCAGCATTCAGCAGTGCCGTCTTACCGATCCCGTTCAGATATACGCGCACCAGGTCCGCTGCGGGGCTTTGAGCATCCAGATCGCCGTCAAATCTGCTCGTGCTGGCGTTCGCCATAGCGACCTCCCGTTCGGCTTTGTTCTGTCATGGAGTTCAACGACAGATCAGCTCTGAGAGTTCCCAGCGATTCCCCATCTCACACGTCTTGACGTGCAGAAATGTCCCGTCGACCTGAGAATGTCCTGAGAAGTGCGGCGGCGGCACCTTCGTCTGCAACGGCGGCTAGCCGTGATCCATTCCGCCGCGCTCCCCGGAAGGCCCCTCCGGCTGCGGGTGTCGCGGGGCCTCGAGCGCGGGATGTTCGGCCCGGGGGAACAGTGGGGTGCGCTGCCGGGCACTGTCGAACCGGCGCGGCTCGTCGGCACTGCGCGGCGGCCGGTCGTTGGCGATCAGCACGGCCATCCAGGGCAACGGGATGGACAGCGCCACGATCGCTAAGGAGATCAGGCCGTTGTGCCACGCGCCGTAGGCGACCGCGGCCAGGATGAGCGCCGGAATCCGGAAGGCCATCAGGGTCAGGTATTTACGAACCCGCGCCCGGTGCTGCTCCTCGTACGAGGTCGCGGCGGCGGTGATGAGCACTGGCCGGCCTTTGTTGCCGTCAAAGTCATCGAACCTGCCGTCGAAACCCGGGTCGGAGCCGTGCTTCATTTCTCCACTGTCCCACAACTGGCGGATTCCGGCTCGGGCGGTTTCGGGGCCAGCGGGCAGTGCACAATGTCAGGTATGCAGACCCAAACGATCGAACGCACCGAGACCGACGAACGCGTCGACGACGGGACCGGCAGCGACACCCCGAAGTACTTTCATTACGTCAAGAAGGACAAGATCGCCGAGAGCGCGGTGATGGGCAACCACGTCGTGGCGTTGTGCGGCGAGGTCTTTCCCGTCACCAAGGCGGCCAAGCCGGGCTCACCGGTCTGCCCGGACTGCAAGCAGATCTACGACCGGATGAAGAAGGGCTGATCAGCCGGGCGGTTCGACCGTTGCAACGTCGCGTTGCGCGGTGATGGGATTCGTCGTCACGGGATTGGACAGCGTGTCCGCCGCCTTCGCCAGCGCGGGCGAGCGCGACAGCAGCCATCTGCGCAGCCGGTGCGCATGCGTGCGGGGCGCGGGGAATTCCTCCTGGATGGCGGCATTGAGTTCGGCGCCGATCATGATCGCGAAGCCCCCGAAGAACGAGAACAGCAGGAATGCGATCGGCGTGGACAGCGCGCCGTAGGTGTAGCCCGTACTGGTGATCCACTGCAGGTAGATCCGCAGGCCCAGGGTGGCAACCACGAACACCGTGGTGGCCAGCGCCGCGCCGAAGATCAGCCGATGCGTTGGAAGCGGCTCGGGCAACGACACGCGGTACAAGATCACCACCCCGAACAGCAGGACGAGGATCAGCGCGGGGTAGTAGCCGTAGCGCAGCACGTTGGCCAGGCTGACCGGAATGTGCTCACCCACCTTGCGCGGCCCCAGGACCACCAGCGGCGCCGTCGCCACCACGAACACCAGCCCCACCACGTACAGGAACAACGCGAAGAGCCGCTGGCGCACCGGGTGGCGCAACGGCGTTTGGTCGTGCGCCTCGACCACGGAGTCGACGAACGACGAGATGGCCGATGACCCCGCCCACAACGAGATGATGAAACCCAGCGACACCACCTCGCCGCGGGCGTGGTTGGCGATGTCGCGCACGGTCGGCTCGATGATCTCGTTGACCACGCTGCGGGAGAACACGCTGTGCGCCGTCGAGATCAGCTGGCGCAGGATGCTGGGCAGCATGTCCGGGCCGAATAGCGGCGCCACATAGGCCAAGGTGCCGAGCAGCCCGAGCAGCAGCGGCGGCAGGGACAACGCCGACCAAAAACCAGCCTGGGCCGACTCCGAGAAAATTGAGTCGTCCCAACTCTTGGAAAGCGTCCTCAGGGTGATTCGCCAAATGTGGTGGCGCGACGGTTTTGCGACCTGCTCGCTCATACCCGTCCAGCATTACCGAAGATTGCTCGCACCGCCCACATTGGCGATGGGCGAGTTCCGCGCCGGGTTAGCTTTCGCTGAACTCCAGCACGGCGTCCAGCTCGGTCAGCTTCGCCTCGTGCTCGTTGGCGTGATGCTGGCAGAAGAGAAGCTCTAGTCCGGAAGGCAGCTTGGCGCGTACTCGAGCTGCCGCGCCGCAGCGGTCGCAGCGGTCGGCTCTGGTCAGTTCGGGACTCGTCAGAGTTGCATTCATGGCTTCTCCGTTCTCGTACATTCACTTTCTCAGACGTATGGCGTTTTCGCCTTGTTCCCCGATCGTTATCGGGTGTGTCGTTTCTCACGGCCTGGTCAGGTTTGGTTTAGGCGGTCTCTAGGGTGTCGAAGTTGTGACCTTCGTTCCTGACTTCCTGGTGCACCTGTGCGGAACCGAGCAGTGGGCGCAGGCCCGTGAGCAGGGCGGCATACGCCCGGACGCCGCCGGCGGTGCGGCCTTCATCCATCTGTCGGCCCCCGAGCAGGTGCACCTGCCGGCCAACCGGCTCTACCGCGGGCGTCGCGACCTGATCCTGTTGCACATCGACCCGGCCGGGCTGACCGCGCCGGTGCGGTGGGAGCCAGGGGTATCAACCGATCCGGCGTCGATGTTGTTCCCGCACCTGTACGGTCCGCTGCCGGTGACCGCTGTGGTCCGGGTCACCGCCTACCCGCCGGCCGACGATGGCACCTTCCCGCCGCTCGCCGGCGAAGAGGCCGGGGAGTCGACGTAGGCGTCAACCTCGATCTCCACCAGAAGCTCGGGTGCGATCAGCGCCGAGACTTCGACCATGGTGGCTGCGGGGCGTATCGCACCGAAGACCCCCTCGTGCACCGCTCCTACCTCGCGCCAGCGCGAGATGTCGGTGACGTAGATGCGGGTGCGCACCACGTCGGTGAGCGCGGCGCCCGCCTCATGCAACGCAATCTCGATGCGGCGCAGAGCATCTCGTGTCTGAGCGGCGATATCGCCGGGCGGCCCGACTCCGGTTGTCCCGGCCACCGACACCTGCGGACCTACCCGCACCGCGCGCGAGTAACCGACCACCGATTCGTAGGCGGATTCGCCGGCGACCAGTTTGCGGTTGGTTGACATGGGAGTCACCGTACGACGGTGGCGCCGTCGGCGCAGCCGAATTTCCCGGCAGCCGAGGTTGTTTGACCTACCGTCCCATGGCGTGCATCGAAAATGCTTGCACGCCAACCATTCTGAGGTGAACGACCGGATTTACCTAGTCGAGGTAGTCGCGCAACACCTGGGAGCGGCTGGGGTGGCGCAGCTTCGACATCGTCTTGGACTCGATCTGACGGATGCGTTCGCGGGTCACGCCGTAAACCTGCCCGATTTCGTCCAGGGTGCGGGGCTGGCCGTCGGTGAGACCGAAACGCAGCCGTACCACGCCCGCCTCGCGCTCGGAGAGGGTTTCCAGCACCGACTGCAGCTGATCCTGCAGCAAGGTGAACGACACCGCGTCGACGGCCACCACGGCCTCGCTGTCCTCGATGAAGTCACCCAGCTGGCTGTCGCCCTCGTCGCCGATGGTCTGGTCCAGCGAGATCGGCTCGCGGGCGTATTGCTGGATCTCCAGCACCTTTTCGGGCGTGATGTCCATTTCCTTGGCCAGCTCCTCGGGCGTGGGCTCGCGGCCCAGGTCCTGCAGCAGCTCGCGCTGGATACGGCCCAGCTTGTTGATCACCTCGACCATGTGCACCGGGATGCGGATGGTGCGGGCCTGGTCGGCCATGGCGCGGGTGATGGCCTGGCGGATCCACCACGTCGCGTAGGTGGAGAACTTGTAGCCCTTGGTGTAGTCGAACTTCTCGACCGCGCGGATCAGGCCCAGGTTGCCCTCCTGGATGAGGTCCAGGAACGCCATGCCGCGGCCGGTGTAGCGCTTGGCCAGCGAGACCACCAGACGCAGGTTGGCTTCCAGCAAATGGTTCTTCGCGCGGTCGCCGTCGCGGCAGATCCACATCATGTCGCGGCGCTGCGCGGCGGGCAGTTTGTCGCCGCGCTCGGTCAGCTCGGTCATCAGCTGCGTGGCGTACAGGCCGGCCTCGATCCGCTTCGCCAGCTCGACCTCTTCCTCGGCGTTGAGCAGCGCGACCTTACCGATCTGCTTGAGGTAGGCGCGAACCGAGTCGGCCGAGGCGGTCAGCTCGGCGTCCTTGCGGGCCTGGCGCAGCGCCTCGGACTCGTCTTCGTCCCACACGAAATCGCCGGAGGCCTTGTCCTTCTCGCTGGGTTCGGCGATCTCCTCGTCGTCCTCCGGCGCGGGCGCGCTGGCCTTGGCGGGCTTGGCCGCAGCCTGTGCCACGCCGTCGCTCTCTTCGGACTCTTCGCCCGCGCCCTCGTCGGGGTCGTCGCCCTCGGACGCTACGTCGTCCTCGAGGTCGTCGAGGCTGAGGTCGGTGTCGATCTCGAGGTCGTCGCCGGGCTCGCCCTCGAGGTCGGGTTCGGCGTCCAGATCCTCGACGGCACCGTCGGAATCGAGGGCCTCGGAATCGGCCGGGCCGCCCTTGGCCGCCTTGGTTCCACGCGCCGTCGGCGCCTTGGCGTCGGCGCCCTTGGTCGCGGCGCGGCCCTTCTTGGGCTCGGCGGCGTCGGCCTCGGACTTGGTGGACGGCGATGCTGCCTTGGCGGCCCGCTTCGCGGGTGCTGAGCCGTTCGCGGCCTTGGCCGCCGGCCGTTTGGCGGGGGAGGACGAAGACTTCGTGGCGGTGCGTTTCACCGGCCCATCCGTTGCCGGGCTTGCTTTGGTCGCTGCCACTTACACCCCTTCGTTTGGGCTCACCTTCGGTGGGTAGTGGGCATGGTTAACCGAAAGTGTCTGCTATGTCGATGTCGGCGTTGGTATCAGCGTGACTGGTCGCACGCTATCGGTTGGGCGTTCGCCGAGGACCATTGTAACGACAGTGCGCGGGTCCTACGGCTCTGCCGGGCAAAATCAGTGGGTCACGTCCGAGGTGGCGGCCATGGCCGCGCCGACGATCCCGGCGGTGTTGAGCAGGGCCGCGGCCACCACCGGGGTGCGGTTGGTCAGCAGCGGCAGCCATTTGTCGGCCTTGCGGCTGATTCCGCCGCCGGCGATGAACAGATCCGGCCACACCGCGTTCTCGATGCTCACCAGCACCCTGGTCACCTGCTTGGCCCACTTTTCGTAGGACCAGTCTTTCTTCTCCTTCACCGAGGACGCCGCGCGCTGCTCGGCCTCCTTGCCGCCGACCTCGAGATGGCCGAACTCGGTGTTCGGGATCAGCGTCCCGTTGTGAATCACCGCGGAGCCGATCCCGGTGCCGAACGTCAGCAACACCACCAGGCCCGACTGGCCCTTGCCCGCGCCGTAATGCTCCTCGGCCAGCCCTGCCGCGTCGGCGTCGTTGAGGACGGTGACGTCCTGACCGTCCAGCTCGGCGCTGATGATGTCGCGCGCGTTGGTGCCGATCCACGCCTTGTCCACGTTGGCCGCCGTCTGCACGACGCCGTGCGTGACGACCCCGGGATAGGTCACCCCCAGCGGGCCGGTCCACTCGAAGGCGTTGACCACCTGGGCGATGGTCTTGGCCACCGCCGAGGGCGTCGCGGGCTGCGGGGTCAGCAGCTTGACCCGCTCGCCGATCAACTGTCCGGTGTCCATGTCGACGATGCCGCCCTTG is part of the Mycobacterium mantenii genome and encodes:
- a CDS encoding YihY/virulence factor BrkB family protein → MSEQVAKPSRHHIWRITLRTLSKSWDDSIFSESAQAGFWSALSLPPLLLGLLGTLAYVAPLFGPDMLPSILRQLISTAHSVFSRSVVNEIIEPTVRDIANHARGEVVSLGFIISLWAGSSAISSFVDSVVEAHDQTPLRHPVRQRLFALFLYVVGLVFVVATAPLVVLGPRKVGEHIPVSLANVLRYGYYPALILVLLFGVVILYRVSLPEPLPTHRLIFGAALATTVFVVATLGLRIYLQWITSTGYTYGALSTPIAFLLFSFFGGFAIMIGAELNAAIQEEFPAPRTHAHRLRRWLLSRSPALAKAADTLSNPVTTNPITAQRDVATVEPPG
- a CDS encoding RNA polymerase sigma factor, whose product is MAATKASPATDGPVKRTATKSSSSPAKRPAAKAANGSAPAKRAAKAASPSTKSEADAAEPKKGRAATKGADAKAPTARGTKAAKGGPADSEALDSDGAVEDLDAEPDLEGEPGDDLEIDTDLSLDDLEDDVASEGDDPDEGAGEESEESDGVAQAAAKPAKASAPAPEDDEEIAEPSEKDKASGDFVWDEDESEALRQARKDAELTASADSVRAYLKQIGKVALLNAEEEVELAKRIEAGLYATQLMTELTERGDKLPAAQRRDMMWICRDGDRAKNHLLEANLRLVVSLAKRYTGRGMAFLDLIQEGNLGLIRAVEKFDYTKGYKFSTYATWWIRQAITRAMADQARTIRIPVHMVEVINKLGRIQRELLQDLGREPTPEELAKEMDITPEKVLEIQQYAREPISLDQTIGDEGDSQLGDFIEDSEAVVAVDAVSFTLLQDQLQSVLETLSEREAGVVRLRFGLTDGQPRTLDEIGQVYGVTRERIRQIESKTMSKLRHPSRSQVLRDYLD
- a CDS encoding DUF3039 domain-containing protein, which produces MQTQTIERTETDERVDDGTGSDTPKYFHYVKKDKIAESAVMGNHVVALCGEVFPVTKAAKPGSPVCPDCKQIYDRMKKG
- a CDS encoding DUF7455 domain-containing protein, coding for MNATLTSPELTRADRCDRCGAAARVRAKLPSGLELLFCQHHANEHEAKLTELDAVLEFSES
- the sigB gene encoding sigma-70 family RNA polymerase sigma factor SigB, producing the protein MANASTSRFDGDLDAQSPAADLVRVYLNGIGKTALLNAAGEVELAKRIEAGLYAEHLLATRKRLGENRKRDLEAVVRDGQAARRHLLEANLRLVVSLAKRYTGRGMPLLDLIQEGNLGLIRAMEKFDYTKGFKFSTYATWWIRQAITRGMADQSRTIRLPVHLVEQVNKLARIKREMHQNLGREATDEELAAESGIPVEKINDLLEHSRDPVSLDMPVGSEEEAPLGDFIEDAEAMSAENAVIAELLHTDIRSVLATLDEREHQVIRLRFGLDDGQPRTLDQIGKLFGLSRERVRQIERDVMSKLRNGERADRLRSYAS
- a CDS encoding DUF3099 domain-containing protein yields the protein MWDSGEMKHGSDPGFDGRFDDFDGNKGRPVLITAAATSYEEQHRARVRKYLTLMAFRIPALILAAVAYGAWHNGLISLAIVALSIPLPWMAVLIANDRPPRSADEPRRFDSARQRTPLFPRAEHPALEAPRHPQPEGPSGERGGMDHG
- the ppgK gene encoding polyphosphate--glucose phosphotransferase codes for the protein MTSTDSTTDTPGIAAGDGAPQRRGFGIDVGGSGIKGGIVDMDTGQLIGERVKLLTPQPATPSAVAKTIAQVVNAFEWTGPLGVTYPGVVTHGVVQTAANVDKAWIGTNARDIISAELDGQDVTVLNDADAAGLAEEHYGAGKGQSGLVVLLTFGTGIGSAVIHNGTLIPNTEFGHLEVGGKEAEQRAASSVKEKKDWSYEKWAKQVTRVLVSIENAVWPDLFIAGGGISRKADKWLPLLTNRTPVVAAALLNTAGIVGAAMAATSDVTH
- a CDS encoding DUF952 domain-containing protein; the protein is MTFVPDFLVHLCGTEQWAQAREQGGIRPDAAGGAAFIHLSAPEQVHLPANRLYRGRRDLILLHIDPAGLTAPVRWEPGVSTDPASMLFPHLYGPLPVTAVVRVTAYPPADDGTFPPLAGEEAGEST
- a CDS encoding RidA family protein — its product is MSTNRKLVAGESAYESVVGYSRAVRVGPQVSVAGTTGVGPPGDIAAQTRDALRRIEIALHEAGAALTDVVRTRIYVTDISRWREVGAVHEGVFGAIRPAATMVEVSALIAPELLVEIEVDAYVDSPASSPASGGKVPSSAGG
- a CDS encoding metal-dependent transcriptional regulator; this encodes MNDLVDTTEMYLRTIYDLEEEGVTPLRARIAERLDQSGPTVSQTVSRMERDGLLHVAGDRHLELTDKGRALAISVMRKHRLAERLLVDVIGLPWEEVHAEACRWEHVMSEDVERRLVKVLNNPTTSPFGNPIPGLLDLGVGPESWSEDGPLVRLTELPAGAPVAVVVRQLTEHVQGDIDLISRLKDAGVVPNARVTVETSSAGVTIVIPGHENVTLPHEMAHAVKVEKV
- a CDS encoding DUF4192 domain-containing protein codes for the protein MTTDGPDFKLNRPGALIAALPAVLGFVPENSLVLVSLDGGDLGAVMRVDLSDELAARVGHLAEVAAAAQPDAAIAVIVDAEGAHCPCCNEDYRLVCGALAKSLSEHDIELWAAHVVDRVALGGRWHCVDGCGSSGLVDDPSASPLAAAAVLDGRRLYARRTDLQALIAVEDMARSAKLTAVIDRQEARRWAAHRADPARCARADVKHAMAAASRVAAGQALTTAQLAKLGCALSDAQVRDILYALAVGERADEAESLWALLARTLPPPWRVEALVLLAFSAYARGDGPLAGVSLEAALRCEPGHRMAGMLDTALQSGLRPEDIRDLALTGYRLAERLGVRLPPRRPLGRRAG